The Halogeometricum rufum genome has a segment encoding these proteins:
- a CDS encoding GNAT family N-acetyltransferase — MTPVRRARPADAETLSRLQSYLAEPAPDLLAAADAVGTVFVSTDARNRPVGYLLAVESGDRCHVAELVVHPDARREGRARELLETLFDARPRGSRMTVTVAAGNDAARSLYESVGFEKTGRLPDHFDAGDGVAYARPVD; from the coding sequence GTGACGCCCGTCCGCCGCGCCCGCCCCGCCGACGCCGAGACGCTCTCGCGCCTCCAGTCGTACCTCGCGGAACCGGCCCCGGACCTCCTCGCGGCGGCCGACGCGGTCGGAACCGTGTTCGTCTCCACCGACGCCCGGAACCGGCCGGTCGGCTACCTCCTCGCCGTCGAGTCCGGCGACCGGTGTCACGTCGCCGAACTCGTCGTCCATCCCGACGCCCGACGCGAGGGCCGCGCCCGGGAGTTGCTGGAGACGCTGTTCGACGCCCGTCCGCGGGGGTCGCGAATGACCGTGACCGTCGCCGCGGGCAACGACGCGGCGCGGTCGCTGTACGAGTCGGTCGGCTTCGAGAAGACGGGTCGGCTACCGGACCACTTCGACGCCGGCGACGGGGTGGCGTACGCCCGACCCGTCGACTGA
- a CDS encoding DUF92 domain-containing protein translates to MQPRLRRAGGFALVGTLALAAPVLDVAAFAPFAAVALLAAFVVTDGPLFEVFARPGDHQDGRLNGLAGFALAAAGLAILVAAVDMPVSLFVATVLVLSYGNLGKQVVATASDDPFVGTSGFVLGGFLGGVAGQAGVAAVTPLSPAYPLFVFLATAGAIVAALFRELLFERDDPLVMLSTGLLLWSFAALSGPITAVEIAAALALTVAFGLISYALKAASVTGMLSGVLLSLLVIVFGGFGWFAVLMSFFAIGALSTKFRYDEKLARGVAEENEGARGTSNVFGNAAVALVSVVGFAASAHVTLDGTLFQFAFAGSMAAALSDTLSSEVGGLYDNPRLITTLERVEPGTDGGVTWQGELAGLVGAGIVAAVAAALMTDVTGLLGAVLVLLGGLAGMTVDSLLGATVEGSRVGNEAVNFTATLVGAVVSTGVAFAFVA, encoded by the coding sequence GTGCAACCGAGGCTCCGTCGGGCGGGCGGATTCGCCCTCGTGGGGACGTTAGCGCTCGCCGCGCCGGTACTGGACGTGGCGGCGTTCGCCCCCTTCGCGGCCGTCGCCCTCCTCGCGGCGTTCGTCGTCACCGACGGCCCCCTGTTCGAGGTGTTCGCCCGCCCCGGCGACCACCAGGACGGCCGGCTGAACGGCCTCGCCGGCTTCGCCCTCGCGGCGGCCGGTCTCGCCATCCTCGTCGCCGCCGTGGACATGCCCGTCTCGCTGTTCGTCGCCACGGTGCTCGTCCTCTCGTACGGCAACCTCGGCAAACAGGTCGTCGCCACCGCCTCCGACGACCCGTTCGTCGGCACCTCCGGGTTCGTCCTCGGCGGGTTCCTCGGCGGCGTCGCCGGGCAGGCCGGCGTCGCGGCGGTGACGCCGCTCTCGCCCGCGTACCCGCTGTTCGTCTTCCTCGCCACCGCCGGGGCCATCGTCGCGGCGCTGTTCCGCGAACTGCTGTTCGAGCGCGACGACCCGCTGGTGATGCTCTCGACGGGACTGCTCCTGTGGTCGTTCGCCGCGCTGTCCGGACCGATAACCGCCGTGGAGATCGCCGCGGCGCTCGCGCTCACCGTCGCCTTCGGACTCATCTCCTACGCCCTGAAGGCGGCGTCGGTCACGGGCATGCTGTCGGGCGTCCTCCTCAGCCTCCTCGTCATCGTCTTCGGCGGCTTCGGCTGGTTCGCGGTCCTGATGTCGTTCTTCGCCATCGGTGCGCTCTCGACGAAGTTCCGCTACGACGAGAAACTCGCTCGCGGCGTCGCCGAGGAGAACGAAGGCGCGCGCGGCACCTCGAACGTGTTCGGCAACGCCGCCGTCGCCCTCGTCTCGGTCGTCGGCTTCGCCGCCAGCGCGCACGTCACGCTGGACGGGACGCTGTTCCAGTTCGCCTTCGCGGGGTCGATGGCGGCCGCGCTGAGCGACACGCTCTCCTCGGAGGTCGGCGGCCTGTACGACAACCCGCGGCTCATCACGACGCTCGAACGGGTCGAACCCGGAACCGACGGCGGCGTGACGTGGCAGGGCGAACTCGCGGGCCTCGTGGGCGCGGGTATCGTCGCCGCCGTCGCGGCCGCCCTGATGACGGACGTGACGGGACTGCTCGGCGCCGTCCTCGTCCTCCTCGGCGGACTCGCCGGGATGACCGTCGACAGCCTCCTCGGAGCCACCGTCGAGGGCTCTCGCGTGGGCAACGAGGCGGTGAACTTCACCGCGACCCTCGTCGGGGCCGTCGTCAGCACGGGCGTGGCGTTCGCCTTCGTCGCGTGA
- a CDS encoding undecaprenyl diphosphate synthase family protein: MGLYDGYLALRLRRHEADPPAHVAVVITERDLLEQGAYETLEDFLQWAFEFGAERVTVSVSVLDEAVVPTLERELRDVESPRPVAVRGPGDRERADEPVQVSIGLGGKREFADVVRDIADDVESGDLSPEDVAAEHVEERLVFPDEPDLLIKTGAERLSDFMIWQSVYSELYFTDVNWRDFRKRDYLRAVLDFQNRQRRFGR, translated from the coding sequence GTGGGACTGTACGACGGCTACCTCGCCCTTCGACTCCGCCGCCACGAAGCCGACCCGCCGGCGCACGTCGCGGTGGTCATCACGGAACGTGACCTCCTCGAACAGGGGGCCTACGAGACGCTGGAGGACTTCCTCCAGTGGGCGTTCGAGTTCGGCGCCGAACGCGTCACCGTCTCGGTGAGCGTCCTCGACGAGGCTGTCGTCCCGACGCTGGAACGCGAACTCCGCGACGTCGAGTCGCCACGCCCCGTCGCCGTCCGCGGCCCCGGCGACAGGGAACGCGCCGACGAACCGGTGCAGGTGAGCATCGGCCTCGGCGGCAAGCGCGAGTTCGCCGACGTCGTCCGCGACATCGCCGACGACGTGGAGTCTGGCGACCTCTCGCCCGAGGACGTCGCCGCCGAACACGTCGAGGAGCGACTCGTCTTCCCCGACGAACCCGACCTGCTCATCAAGACCGGCGCGGAGCGTCTCTCGGACTTCATGATCTGGCAGTCCGTCTACTCGGAACTCTACTTCACCGACGTGAACTGGCGGGACTTCCGCAAGCGCGACTACCTGCGCGCGGTCCTCGACTTCCAGAACCGACAGCGGCGGTTCGGCCGATAG
- a CDS encoding zinc ribbon domain-containing protein encodes MVPPPTDGPPGVGDDVATTGTGLSRLVDVQNRQFKAVSCTRCGYTEFYRTGGSDALLDLFLG; translated from the coding sequence ATGGTTCCTCCGCCCACCGACGGGCCTCCCGGGGTTGGAGACGACGTCGCGACGACGGGGACGGGGCTCTCGAGACTCGTGGACGTTCAGAACCGGCAGTTCAAGGCCGTCTCCTGCACCCGGTGCGGGTACACGGAGTTCTACCGGACCGGCGGGTCGGACGCGCTCCTCGACCTGTTCTTGGGCTGA